A region from the Muribaculum gordoncarteri genome encodes:
- a CDS encoding glucose-6-phosphate isomerase, producing MKKIQVNIKHILNTVNEESVRTIQKGAAAAGLEKLNKGTGEGNDFLGWLDLPSRTPAHHLDEIQAVADELRNSCDYVVSIGIGGSYLGAKAVIEALSNSFDAYTPALPNNPKVLFAGQNIGEDYLYELQEFLKDKRFGIIVISKSGTTIEPAIAFRLLKEQLEAQVGKEKASKLIVAITDAKRGALRQLATEEGYKTFVIDDNVGGRFSVLTPVGLLPIAVAGFDIKKLVEGALELQHDTEKASDDNISELYAAARNALYQAGKKIEILVNYNPKLHYFGEWWKQLYGESEGKDHKGIYPAAVDFSTDLHSMGQWIQDGERTIFETVLSVDSVKHTKVIPSDEANLDGLNYIAGKRVDEVNKMAELGTRIAHVDGGVPNIRITIPELSEKYLGQLIYFFEKACGISGYILGVNPFNQPGVEDYKRNMFALLEKPGYEEATKAIQAKLGE from the coding sequence ATGAAAAAAATTCAAGTAAACATCAAGCACATCCTCAATACAGTCAACGAGGAGTCGGTGCGCACCATTCAGAAAGGTGCTGCCGCCGCAGGACTTGAAAAGCTCAACAAGGGCACAGGCGAAGGAAACGACTTCCTCGGCTGGCTCGACCTCCCCTCTCGCACCCCGGCTCATCATCTCGATGAAATACAGGCCGTGGCCGATGAGCTGCGTAATTCATGCGATTATGTGGTGTCAATAGGCATCGGCGGTTCCTACCTCGGAGCCAAGGCCGTAATAGAAGCCCTCAGCAACTCATTTGACGCATATACTCCGGCATTGCCCAACAACCCCAAGGTGCTCTTCGCCGGACAGAACATAGGAGAGGATTACCTCTATGAGCTCCAGGAATTCCTGAAGGACAAGAGATTCGGAATCATCGTAATCTCGAAGTCGGGAACCACTATCGAGCCGGCAATCGCATTCCGTCTGCTTAAGGAGCAGCTCGAGGCACAGGTGGGCAAGGAGAAGGCTTCAAAGCTCATCGTTGCCATAACCGACGCCAAGCGTGGAGCATTGCGCCAGCTTGCCACTGAAGAGGGCTACAAGACATTCGTAATCGACGACAACGTAGGAGGACGATTCTCAGTACTTACCCCCGTGGGACTGCTTCCCATCGCAGTTGCCGGATTTGACATCAAGAAGCTCGTAGAAGGCGCTCTTGAATTGCAGCACGACACCGAGAAGGCAAGCGACGACAACATCAGCGAGCTATATGCAGCCGCACGTAACGCCCTTTATCAGGCCGGAAAGAAGATTGAGATCCTCGTAAACTACAATCCCAAGCTCCACTACTTCGGAGAATGGTGGAAACAGCTTTACGGCGAAAGCGAGGGCAAGGACCACAAGGGCATATATCCGGCAGCAGTCGACTTCTCCACCGACCTTCACTCAATGGGCCAGTGGATACAGGACGGCGAACGCACAATATTTGAAACAGTGCTGTCGGTTGACTCAGTAAAGCACACCAAAGTCATCCCTTCAGACGAAGCAAACCTTGACGGATTGAATTACATCGCAGGAAAGCGCGTCGACGAAGTAAACAAGATGGCCGAGCTCGGCACACGCATAGCTCATGTCGACGGCGGTGTTCCCAACATCCGCATCACCATCCCCGAACTCAGCGAAAAGTATCTCGGACAGCTCATCTACTTCTTTGAGAAGGCTTGCGGAATATCGGGATACATTCTCGGCGTGAATCCGTTTAACCAGCCCGGTGTAGAGGACTATAAGCGCAACATGTTTGCTCTACTTGAGAAGCCCGGTTACGAAGAGGCCACCAAGGCCATTCAGGCAAAACTCGGCGAATAA
- a CDS encoding alpha-N-arabinofuranosidase, giving the protein MNYLIKTGALALILGCASAANAADKSVTVTLNPQESAPVINKEIYGQFAEHLGTCIYGGIWVGEDSPIPNTNGYRNDVLQAMRDIKVPVLRWPGGCFADEYHWVDGIGPKENRPRMVNNNWGGTVEDNSFGTHEFFNLCELIGAEPYLSGNVGSGSVEELAKWVEYITAEEGPMAKIRKENGREKPWHLKYLGVGNESWGCGGNFTPEFYADAYRRYQTYCRNFNGNRLFKIASGASDYDYNWTEVLMDKAGNLMDGISLHYYTTPGWVGSKGSATKFTDDDYYWTLGKCLEVGDVTRKHMDIMDKFDPNKRVALLVDEWGTWWDEEPGTVPGHLYQQNTMRDAMVAALSLNVFHDLTDRVKMTNIAQIANVLQSMVLTKDNQMVLTPTYYVFKMYVPHQDAKLIPLSVNTTYRKVRDNRLVPVISATASEKDGKVAISLVNTDLNEPCEIDIPLGNIKAKNVKGEILTSANIADYNDFGQPEKVTLKAFNGAKINKGSLKLTLPAKSIVTLQLD; this is encoded by the coding sequence ATGAACTATTTGATTAAAACCGGTGCATTGGCGCTTATCCTCGGATGTGCTTCAGCCGCCAACGCTGCCGACAAGAGCGTAACCGTGACGCTGAATCCTCAGGAATCGGCTCCAGTGATTAATAAAGAGATATACGGCCAGTTTGCCGAACACCTTGGAACATGTATCTACGGTGGTATATGGGTAGGCGAGGATTCTCCCATTCCCAACACCAACGGCTATCGTAACGATGTGCTTCAGGCAATGCGCGACATCAAGGTGCCCGTGCTTCGCTGGCCCGGCGGCTGCTTTGCCGATGAATACCACTGGGTTGACGGTATCGGCCCGAAGGAGAACCGTCCCCGCATGGTCAACAACAACTGGGGTGGAACTGTTGAGGACAACAGCTTCGGAACTCATGAATTCTTCAACCTTTGCGAACTTATCGGTGCCGAGCCTTATCTTAGCGGCAACGTGGGTAGCGGCTCGGTAGAGGAGCTTGCAAAGTGGGTTGAGTATATAACCGCCGAGGAGGGTCCCATGGCCAAGATTCGTAAGGAGAACGGTCGTGAGAAGCCCTGGCATCTTAAATATCTCGGTGTTGGTAATGAAAGCTGGGGTTGCGGTGGTAACTTCACTCCCGAATTCTATGCCGACGCATATCGCCGTTATCAGACCTACTGCCGCAACTTCAACGGCAACCGCCTGTTTAAAATCGCTTCAGGTGCAAGTGACTACGACTACAACTGGACCGAAGTGCTTATGGACAAGGCCGGCAATCTCATGGACGGTATCTCGCTCCACTACTACACAACTCCCGGTTGGGTAGGCAGCAAGGGCTCGGCAACCAAATTCACCGACGATGACTACTATTGGACTCTCGGCAAGTGCCTTGAGGTTGGTGATGTAACCCGCAAGCACATGGACATCATGGACAAGTTTGACCCCAACAAGCGTGTAGCTCTTCTTGTTGACGAGTGGGGTACATGGTGGGACGAGGAGCCCGGAACCGTACCCGGTCACCTCTATCAGCAAAACACCATGCGTGACGCAATGGTGGCAGCTCTGTCATTGAACGTGTTCCATGACCTTACCGATCGTGTGAAGATGACCAACATCGCACAGATTGCCAACGTGCTCCAGTCGATGGTACTCACCAAGGACAATCAGATGGTGCTTACTCCCACCTACTATGTGTTCAAGATGTATGTTCCTCACCAGGATGCAAAGCTTATCCCCCTTTCGGTAAATACTACCTATCGTAAGGTGCGTGACAACCGTCTTGTGCCCGTAATCAGCGCAACTGCATCGGAGAAGGACGGCAAGGTGGCTATATCACTTGTTAACACCGACCTCAACGAACCTTGCGAAATCGACATACCTCTCGGCAACATCAAGGCTAAGAATGTAAAGGGTGAAATCCTTACCTCGGCCAACATCGCCGACTATAACGATTTCGGTCAGCCCGAGAAGGTGACTCTCAAGGCTTTCAACGGTGCAAAAATCAACAAGGGTTCGCTCAAGCTGACTTTGCCCGCCAAGTCAATCGTGACACTTCAGCTCGATTAA
- a CDS encoding glycoside hydrolase family 43 protein: MNKLTTLLTGVLLTAAAGASAAAPADTTFVAKGNPFVNYKYLGDPAALVHDGKVYIYAGHDECPAPHYYYDMKEWCVLSSPDLVTWTEHPAPLRAKDFKWAKGDAWASQVIERDGKFYWYVTVEHATIPGKSIGVAVADSPLGPFVDARGSALVTNDMTTEYTSIGWDDIDPTVFIDDDGQAYIFWGNTQCYYAKLKPNMIELDGPIIPINLLRYTEAPWIHKRGDWYYLSYASEFPEKICYAMSRSINGPWEPKGILNEIAGNSNTNHQAIIEFNGDWYFIYHNGAINNDGCSYRRSLCIDRLYYNLDGTIKRIAMTTEGIWPEK, translated from the coding sequence ATGAATAAACTCACTACATTATTGACAGGAGTGCTGCTGACGGCCGCTGCAGGCGCGTCGGCGGCCGCTCCCGCCGATACGACATTCGTAGCGAAGGGAAATCCATTTGTCAACTATAAATATCTCGGCGACCCCGCCGCTCTCGTGCATGACGGCAAGGTCTATATATATGCCGGACATGACGAGTGTCCCGCTCCCCACTATTACTATGACATGAAGGAGTGGTGTGTGCTGTCATCTCCCGATCTCGTGACATGGACCGAACATCCCGCACCTCTTCGTGCCAAGGACTTCAAGTGGGCCAAGGGTGACGCATGGGCAAGTCAGGTCATAGAGCGTGACGGCAAGTTTTACTGGTATGTGACAGTGGAACATGCCACCATCCCCGGCAAGTCGATCGGAGTCGCTGTCGCCGACAGCCCTCTCGGACCGTTTGTCGACGCCCGAGGCTCGGCTCTCGTGACCAACGACATGACCACCGAGTACACCTCCATAGGATGGGACGACATAGACCCCACCGTGTTTATCGACGATGACGGTCAGGCCTACATCTTCTGGGGTAACACACAGTGCTACTATGCAAAGCTCAAGCCTAACATGATCGAGCTTGACGGCCCTATAATTCCAATAAACCTTCTCCGATACACCGAGGCTCCGTGGATTCACAAGCGCGGCGACTGGTACTACCTGTCGTATGCGTCGGAATTCCCCGAAAAGATATGCTACGCCATGAGCCGCAGCATTAACGGCCCGTGGGAGCCCAAGGGCATTTTGAATGAAATAGCAGGCAATTCCAATACCAACCATCAAGCCATAATAGAGTTCAACGGCGACTGGTACTTCATTTACCATAACGGCGCCATCAACAATGACGGATGTAGCTATCGCCGCTCATTGTGCATCGACCGACTCTACTACAATCTCGACGGTACAATCAAGCGAATCGCTATGACTACCGAAGGCATCTGGCCTGAAAAATAA
- a CDS encoding alpha-L-arabinofuranosidase C-terminal domain-containing protein, with the protein MKFNSRLLTAVALSAGLALNAATNELVVQTNKIGAPVQPTMYGLFFEDINYAADGGLYAEMIKNRSFEFPENFMGWEIFGHVDLKNDGPFERNPHYVRLSNPGHPHKWTGVENEGFFGVSFKAGEEYRFSVWARVPDGGSSKIRVELVDTKAMGETQTMTQQEITIDSKEWKKYTVILKPETSVTKGKLRIFLSKPEHTVDLEHISLFPVDTWKGHENGMRKDLAQALADLKPGIFRFPGGCIVEGTDIDTRYDWKKTVGPVENRPLNENRWHYTFPHRFFPDYFQSYGLGFYEFFLLSEEIGSEPLPVLNVGLACQYQNDDMHAHIAVDSLQPYIQDALDLIEFANGDTSTKWGALRAEMGHPAPFNLKFIGVGNEQWGPEYVERLEPFIKAIRAKYPDIKIIGSSGPNSEGKEFDYLWPEMTRLKADLVDEHFYRPESWFLSQGARYDNYDRKGPKVFAGEYACHGRGKKYNHYNAALLEAAFMTGLERNADVVHMATYAPLFAHVEGWQWRPDMIWYDNNNSVRTASYYVQQLFSENKGTNVVPLTMDKKNVTGAEGQNGLFASAVYDKDRNEYIVKVANTSSEPQELNIKLAGLKKKDVITGVTAQTLSTKDLDSENTLEEPNKIVPSMKKFAMEEKADWTTVIEPNTFSVYHFKKQ; encoded by the coding sequence ATGAAATTTAATTCAAGATTATTGACTGCAGTAGCCCTTAGTGCAGGGCTCGCTCTTAATGCTGCGACCAATGAGCTCGTAGTCCAAACCAACAAAATCGGTGCTCCGGTGCAACCAACCATGTACGGTCTTTTCTTTGAGGACATCAACTATGCCGCCGACGGTGGTCTTTATGCCGAGATGATAAAGAACCGCTCGTTTGAATTCCCTGAAAATTTCATGGGTTGGGAGATATTCGGACATGTTGACTTAAAGAATGACGGTCCGTTTGAACGCAATCCCCATTATGTACGCCTTTCCAATCCCGGACACCCCCACAAGTGGACAGGAGTTGAGAATGAAGGATTCTTCGGCGTGAGCTTCAAGGCCGGCGAAGAGTATCGCTTCTCGGTATGGGCTCGCGTACCCGACGGTGGTTCATCTAAAATACGCGTGGAGCTTGTCGACACCAAGGCGATGGGCGAAACCCAGACAATGACTCAGCAGGAGATTACAATCGACTCAAAGGAGTGGAAGAAGTACACGGTAATCCTCAAGCCCGAAACTTCGGTGACCAAGGGTAAGCTCCGCATCTTCCTGAGCAAGCCCGAACACACTGTTGACCTTGAGCACATCTCGCTCTTCCCGGTTGACACTTGGAAGGGACATGAGAACGGAATGCGCAAAGACCTCGCTCAGGCTCTCGCCGACCTTAAGCCCGGTATCTTCCGTTTCCCCGGCGGATGTATCGTTGAGGGTACCGACATCGACACCCGTTACGACTGGAAGAAGACTGTAGGCCCGGTTGAAAACCGTCCTCTCAACGAGAACCGTTGGCACTACACTTTCCCCCATCGTTTCTTCCCCGACTACTTCCAGTCCTACGGACTTGGATTCTATGAATTCTTCCTTCTTTCGGAAGAGATCGGTTCCGAGCCGCTTCCCGTGCTTAATGTCGGTCTTGCCTGCCAGTATCAGAACGACGACATGCACGCTCACATAGCAGTTGACTCGCTTCAGCCCTACATCCAGGATGCATTGGATCTTATCGAGTTTGCCAACGGCGACACTTCGACCAAGTGGGGTGCGCTTCGTGCCGAGATGGGTCATCCCGCTCCCTTCAACCTCAAGTTTATCGGTGTAGGTAACGAGCAGTGGGGTCCCGAGTATGTAGAGCGTCTTGAGCCCTTCATCAAGGCTATCCGCGCAAAGTATCCCGACATAAAGATTATCGGTTCATCGGGTCCCAACTCCGAAGGTAAGGAGTTTGACTACCTGTGGCCTGAAATGACTCGCCTTAAGGCTGACCTCGTTGACGAGCACTTCTATCGTCCCGAATCTTGGTTCTTGAGCCAGGGCGCACGTTACGACAACTACGACCGCAAGGGTCCGAAAGTATTTGCCGGAGAATATGCATGTCACGGACGCGGCAAGAAGTACAACCACTACAACGCCGCTCTTCTTGAGGCTGCATTCATGACCGGTCTTGAGCGTAACGCCGATGTTGTTCACATGGCAACCTATGCACCTCTTTTCGCTCACGTTGAAGGATGGCAGTGGCGTCCCGACATGATCTGGTATGACAACAACAACTCGGTTCGCACAGCAAGCTACTACGTTCAGCAGCTGTTCAGCGAAAACAAGGGTACCAACGTAGTTCCTCTCACCATGGACAAGAAGAACGTTACCGGTGCCGAGGGTCAGAACGGCCTGTTTGCAAGCGCTGTCTACGACAAGGATCGCAACGAATATATAGTAAAGGTGGCCAACACTTCGTCGGAGCCTCAGGAACTCAACATCAAGCTTGCCGGCCTTAAGAAGAAGGATGTGATCACAGGTGTGACTGCACAGACACTCTCGACCAAGGATCTTGACTCGGAGAACACCCTTGAGGAGCCCAACAAGATCGTTCCCTCGATGAAGAAGTTTGCAATGGAGGAGAAGGCCGACTGGACTACAGTTATCGAGCCCAACACATTCTCGGTTTATCACTTCAAGAAACAGTAA